In the Kaistella sp. 97-N-M2 genome, one interval contains:
- a CDS encoding aldo/keto reductase codes for MRYYDTSPWYGLTKSERRFGAFLQNQTREDFIFSTKVGRLFTEVPESEVPPTMWKAPLNYDFKHLYTADAVKKSIEESLQRSGLDYIDIVYVHDLSEDQVGDRYPYFLEQATKGAFKALSQLRDEGVIKAWGMGVNKIEPILDCIDVADPNICLSATQYSILDHEDAVDRLLPAVKKAGVKLVSGAGYNSGFIAGRERFNYKDVIPKGMHKKRDRISTIAKKYDLTILDAALHFVLAADEFAAIIPGSSRPEQVKSNVDSLQKNIPVDFWKELKSEGLIYEKAQTPE; via the coding sequence ATCCGCTATTATGACACCTCGCCGTGGTACGGCCTCACCAAAAGTGAAAGACGATTCGGAGCGTTCCTCCAAAACCAGACGCGCGAAGATTTTATTTTTTCCACAAAAGTTGGACGGTTATTCACAGAAGTTCCAGAATCTGAAGTTCCGCCTACGATGTGGAAAGCACCTTTGAATTACGATTTCAAACACCTTTATACAGCCGACGCTGTTAAAAAATCCATTGAGGAAAGCCTCCAACGCAGCGGTCTGGATTACATTGACATTGTTTACGTTCACGATCTTTCTGAAGATCAGGTGGGCGACCGGTATCCCTATTTTTTGGAACAGGCAACGAAAGGTGCTTTCAAAGCGCTCTCACAATTGCGCGACGAAGGCGTCATCAAAGCCTGGGGAATGGGCGTAAATAAAATCGAACCTATTTTAGACTGTATTGACGTTGCAGATCCCAACATCTGTTTGTCCGCCACGCAATACTCCATTCTCGATCACGAAGATGCCGTGGACCGACTGTTGCCGGCAGTGAAAAAAGCGGGGGTGAAACTGGTTTCGGGCGCGGGATACAATTCCGGGTTTATTGCGGGACGCGAACGCTTCAACTATAAAGATGTTATCCCAAAAGGCATGCACAAAAAACGCGACCGCATCAGCACTATCGCGAAAAAATACGACCTTACAATTTTAGACGCCGCGCTGCATTTTGTTCTCGCAGCCGATGAATTTGCGGCTATTATTCCGGGATCAAGCCGGCCGGAACAGGTGAAAAGCAACGTTGATTCTTTGCAGAAAAACATTCCGGTTGATTTTTGGAAAGAGCTGAAAAGCGAAGGACTGATCTACGAAAAAGCCCAGACGCCAGAATAG
- a CDS encoding long-chain fatty acid--CoA ligase: MAIKRIFDFAHEALEKYPQDEMFVTKYEGKWESTSTKEFCYLGNQISRGLLKLGIKPGDKIALITTASRTEWAVMDLGISQIGAVSVPVYPSISSDDFDYIFNNAEVKFCFLSDRDLLEKVKKIKDKVPTLEGVFSFNEIEGTASWKEVLDLGKDEATQNEVEDLSKSINSEDLATIIYTSGTTGRPKGVMLTHQNIVSNVLASNTRIPRVKGMDYKDIKILSFLPICHIFERMLFYLYQYNGYSIYFAESIEKMGDNIKEVQPHIMSVVPRLIEKVYDKIYDKGTSAGGLKSKIFLWALGVNKAKEKIGKPSGLKEIIADKLVFKKWREGLGGNIITLVSGSAALAPRLNKMFQNAGIPILEGYGLTETSPVISVNSFGKIKVGTVGHVLENLEVKIQEDGEITVKGPSVFKGYFKNEEMMNEAFTQDGFFKTGDIGHIDEEGYLHITDRKKEMFKTSGGKYIAPQVIENQAKGSKFIEQVMVVGDGEKMPCAFVQPDFNFAKSWAQRKNLNLGETPEEMAKSPELKERIGKEIDYLNTKLGHWEQIKRFELTPEVWSIELGLLTPTLKLKRKAVKERYIKLYNKMYGHQD; encoded by the coding sequence ATGGCTATTAAAAGAATTTTCGATTTTGCTCACGAAGCATTAGAAAAATATCCGCAGGATGAGATGTTCGTCACGAAATATGAAGGGAAATGGGAAAGTACATCGACGAAAGAATTTTGCTATCTGGGCAACCAGATTTCCCGCGGCCTCTTAAAACTTGGCATAAAACCCGGCGATAAAATTGCGCTCATTACCACGGCAAGCCGCACGGAATGGGCAGTGATGGATTTGGGAATCTCGCAGATCGGCGCCGTTTCTGTACCCGTTTATCCGAGTATTTCCTCAGACGATTTCGATTATATCTTTAATAATGCCGAAGTTAAATTTTGTTTTCTGTCCGACCGCGATCTGCTCGAAAAAGTAAAGAAAATTAAAGACAAGGTTCCGACGCTGGAAGGCGTTTTCAGTTTTAATGAAATTGAAGGTACCGCAAGCTGGAAAGAAGTTTTGGATTTGGGAAAAGATGAAGCCACGCAAAACGAAGTGGAAGATCTGTCGAAAAGCATTAATTCCGAAGATCTGGCGACGATTATTTATACGTCGGGAACAACGGGCCGCCCAAAAGGCGTCATGCTCACCCATCAAAATATCGTATCGAACGTTTTGGCGTCCAATACACGAATTCCGCGCGTGAAAGGCATGGACTATAAAGACATTAAAATTTTAAGTTTTCTGCCGATCTGCCATATTTTCGAGCGCATGCTCTTCTACCTTTACCAGTACAACGGCTACTCTATTTATTTTGCCGAAAGCATCGAAAAGATGGGCGACAACATTAAAGAAGTTCAGCCGCACATTATGTCGGTCGTGCCGCGCCTCATCGAGAAAGTTTACGATAAAATCTATGACAAGGGAACAAGCGCGGGCGGTTTAAAATCGAAAATATTTTTGTGGGCCCTGGGCGTTAACAAAGCCAAAGAGAAAATAGGGAAACCTTCCGGACTGAAAGAAATTATCGCCGATAAACTCGTCTTTAAAAAATGGCGCGAAGGTTTGGGCGGCAATATCATCACGCTGGTTTCCGGATCGGCCGCATTGGCGCCACGCCTGAATAAAATGTTTCAAAATGCCGGAATTCCTATTCTGGAAGGCTATGGCTTAACGGAGACTTCGCCCGTGATTTCGGTGAACAGTTTCGGAAAAATTAAGGTCGGAACCGTGGGTCATGTGTTGGAAAATCTGGAAGTTAAAATTCAGGAAGACGGCGAGATTACGGTAAAAGGACCTTCTGTTTTTAAAGGTTATTTCAAGAACGAGGAGATGATGAACGAAGCTTTCACGCAGGACGGCTTTTTCAAAACCGGCGACATCGGCCACATCGACGAGGAAGGTTATCTACACATCACGGACCGTAAAAAAGAAATGTTCAAGACTTCGGGCGGAAAATATATTGCGCCGCAGGTCATCGAAAACCAGGCGAAAGGGTCCAAATTTATAGAGCAGGTAATGGTTGTGGGCGATGGCGAAAAAATGCCGTGTGCTTTTGTACAGCCCGATTTTAATTTTGCAAAATCCTGGGCGCAGCGCAAAAACCTGAATCTCGGCGAAACGCCGGAAGAAATGGCGAAAAGCCCGGAACTGAAAGAACGCATCGGCAAAGAAATCGATTATCTCAATACTAAACTCGGGCATTGGGAACAGATCAAACGCTTTGAACTCACGCCGGAAGTTTGGTCCATTGAGCTAGGTTTGTTGACGCCAACGCTCAAACTTAAACGAAAAGCCGTAAAAGAGCGATATATTAAACTGTATAATAAAATGTACGGCCATCAGGATTAA
- the rdgB gene encoding RdgB/HAM1 family non-canonical purine NTP pyrophosphatase, producing MKKEILIATHNQHKKEEIQQILGDRFKVTSLTDYDLHEEIVEDGSTFHENALIKAKYCFEKTGKPSLGDDSGLVVDALDGRPGIYSARYAGNHDFAKNMAKVLEELEGEENRKAYFVTVMCLVDDSGVNYFEGRVYGNLTREILGEKGFGYDPVFIPNDHDITFAEMAAEEKNKISHRKQAIEKFLEFMEK from the coding sequence ATGAAAAAGGAAATCCTCATTGCCACGCACAATCAGCATAAAAAAGAAGAAATTCAGCAAATTCTTGGTGACCGTTTTAAAGTCACTTCATTAACAGATTACGATCTGCACGAAGAAATTGTGGAAGACGGGTCGACGTTTCATGAAAATGCTTTGATCAAAGCCAAATACTGTTTTGAGAAAACCGGAAAACCAAGTCTGGGCGACGATTCCGGCCTGGTGGTCGATGCTTTGGACGGAAGACCCGGAATTTATTCTGCACGGTATGCCGGCAACCACGACTTTGCGAAAAATATGGCGAAGGTTTTGGAGGAATTAGAAGGTGAAGAAAACCGGAAAGCCTACTTCGTGACCGTGATGTGTTTGGTCGACGACTCTGGCGTGAACTACTTTGAAGGCAGAGTTTACGGAAATTTAACGCGGGAAATTCTCGGGGAAAAAGGATTTGGTTACGACCCTGTTTTCATTCCGAATGATCACGATATTACGTTCGCGGAAATGGCGGCAGAAGAAAAAAACAAGATCAGCCACCGAAAACAGGCCATTGAAAAGTTTCTGGAATTCATGGAAAAGTAA
- a CDS encoding CPBP family intramembrane glutamic endopeptidase: protein MDGKSLNKNYIFNWKGALALVGGMLVGSSIVAMINVFSMFVLKENLQYKDFYLLIANAAGFLGAIFAFDYFIVRPQTGRKLNFNFSPTNFATYLLIFPMMLGMMFVADFITAQIPIKGPFFGRFYDYFSRLMEQMTNDKGTLILLAVVMAPIFEEIVFRGIIQKGLINKGTKPWKAIAISALVFGLVHGNPWQFVGAVLLGGVLGLVYYKTKSLLLSILLHAFNNLVSSILIFYGHTESFSESFKVSEWLILGVGIVLLSVFYYLFMKKYRVHYSDHL from the coding sequence ATGGACGGAAAATCGCTCAACAAAAATTATATTTTCAACTGGAAAGGCGCGCTCGCTTTAGTGGGTGGAATGCTCGTCGGGAGTTCGATTGTCGCCATGATTAACGTTTTTTCCATGTTCGTTTTGAAGGAAAATCTTCAGTACAAAGATTTTTATCTGCTCATCGCGAACGCCGCCGGATTTTTGGGAGCGATCTTCGCTTTCGATTATTTTATCGTGCGGCCACAAACGGGCAGAAAACTCAATTTCAATTTTTCGCCAACCAATTTCGCAACCTATCTTTTAATCTTTCCAATGATGCTCGGAATGATGTTTGTCGCGGACTTCATCACGGCACAAATTCCCATCAAAGGGCCGTTTTTCGGGAGGTTTTACGACTATTTTTCGCGGCTTATGGAGCAGATGACGAATGACAAAGGCACATTGATTCTGCTTGCCGTCGTTATGGCACCCATTTTTGAAGAAATAGTTTTCCGGGGAATTATTCAGAAAGGTTTGATCAACAAAGGCACAAAACCCTGGAAAGCCATCGCAATTTCGGCGCTTGTTTTTGGACTGGTTCACGGAAATCCGTGGCAGTTTGTAGGCGCAGTTTTGCTGGGCGGCGTTTTGGGCCTGGTTTACTACAAAACCAAATCTTTGCTTTTATCGATATTGCTGCACGCTTTCAATAATTTAGTTTCCTCGATTCTTATTTTTTACGGACATACCGAAAGTTTTTCAGAATCATTTAAGGTCTCGGAATGGCTTATTCTGGGCGTTGGAATCGTTCTTCTAAGCGTGTTCTATTACCTGTTTATGAAAAAATACCGCGTTCATTACTCAGACCATCTATAA
- a CDS encoding acyl-CoA dehydrogenase, with amino-acid sequence MNFNLSEEQLMIQQAARDFAQAELLPGVIERDNQQKFPHEQVKKMGELGFLGMMVDPKYGGAGMDSVSYVLAIEEIAKVDASAAVVMSVNNSLVCAGLEKFCNEDQKMKYLRPLASGEVIGAFALSEPEAGSDATSQQTTAVDNGDHYILNGTKNWITNGGNATYYIVIAQTDPEKKHKGINAFIVEKGWKGFEIGPKEDKLGIRGSDTHSLLFTDVVVPKENRIGEDGFGFNFAMAVLNGGRIGIASQALGIASGAYELALKYAKTRKAFKTEIINHQAIAFKLADMATSIMAARMLCYKAATEKDEGKDISEIGAMAKLYSSQVAMDTSIEAVQIHGGYGYVKEYHVERMMRDAKITQIYEGTSEIQKIVISRSISKK; translated from the coding sequence ATGAACTTTAATTTATCCGAAGAACAGTTGATGATTCAGCAGGCTGCAAGAGATTTTGCGCAGGCCGAACTTTTACCGGGCGTCATTGAAAGAGACAACCAGCAGAAATTTCCACACGAACAGGTTAAGAAAATGGGGGAACTTGGTTTTCTCGGTATGATGGTAGATCCGAAATACGGCGGCGCCGGCATGGACAGCGTTTCCTACGTTTTGGCGATTGAAGAAATTGCGAAGGTTGATGCTTCTGCGGCCGTGGTGATGTCTGTAAACAACTCTTTGGTATGTGCCGGATTGGAAAAATTCTGTAACGAAGACCAAAAAATGAAATATCTGAGACCGCTCGCCAGTGGCGAAGTGATTGGTGCTTTTGCTTTGTCTGAGCCGGAAGCCGGTTCCGATGCAACATCGCAGCAAACAACAGCGGTGGATAACGGCGATCATTATATTTTGAACGGCACGAAAAACTGGATCACAAACGGTGGCAACGCAACGTACTACATCGTGATCGCGCAAACCGATCCGGAAAAGAAACATAAAGGAATCAACGCATTCATCGTCGAGAAAGGCTGGAAGGGTTTTGAGATCGGTCCCAAAGAAGACAAACTCGGAATCCGCGGCAGCGATACGCACTCCTTATTATTTACCGATGTGGTGGTGCCGAAAGAAAACAGAATCGGCGAAGACGGTTTCGGTTTCAATTTTGCCATGGCGGTTTTAAACGGTGGCCGAATCGGTATCGCTTCCCAGGCTTTAGGAATCGCCTCCGGCGCATACGAACTGGCGTTGAAATATGCCAAAACACGTAAAGCCTTCAAAACGGAGATCATCAATCATCAGGCAATTGCTTTCAAATTAGCAGACATGGCGACCTCGATTATGGCGGCCAGAATGTTATGCTACAAAGCAGCTACAGAAAAAGATGAAGGAAAAGATATTTCCGAGATTGGTGCAATGGCGAAACTTTATTCCTCGCAAGTTGCCATGGACACGTCGATTGAAGCCGTACAAATTCACGGTGGTTATGGTTATGTGAAAGAATATCACGTGGAAAGAATGATGCGCGATGCAAAAATCACGCAAATCTACGAGGGAACTTCCGAAATTCAGAAAATCGTTATTTCCCGCAGTATTTCGAAAAAATAA
- a CDS encoding DUF4349 domain-containing protein, whose translation MKKIITGLFLSLALISCDKNTFQQTTDSIKHADSLFTRADEGLKTLDSLSKTINDSDGIAKKVILPEIQKQKKAIDSTIKSGGFRIDSINKEIEKITKHVVVGTEVVKTLDSANDALNKGESAFKVLTRTADKILNQTKRQTLPGRSSPDHSASPTPNQNNTVIVPPLREKYPVVKTAKMEIKVEDLTAAKALLKQKIRENNADLVRESYSQTEGVHREYVTVKVPLQNFDGLVRNLSTELGNLKMKSTESEGIDYISGQMCDVEVTLVQNEDLASNPLAQNDSDKNADSFGSKSSNAFMSGFKVLESIMLAVLPFWPVLLIAAFIWYFVRKNKRNKEKFKRENQEPVSAEKITENEITDAEIVDEPATEKTHPTDYSKYLPKK comes from the coding sequence ATGAAAAAAATTATAACCGGCCTTTTTCTTTCACTCGCATTAATTTCCTGCGATAAAAACACATTTCAGCAAACCACAGATTCCATAAAACATGCTGACAGCCTTTTTACAAGAGCTGACGAAGGTTTAAAAACTCTGGATTCGCTTTCGAAAACAATTAACGATTCGGATGGCATTGCGAAAAAAGTGATCCTGCCCGAAATTCAAAAACAAAAAAAAGCCATCGACAGCACCATAAAAAGTGGCGGTTTCCGCATCGATTCCATCAACAAGGAGATCGAGAAAATTACGAAGCATGTGGTCGTGGGCACAGAAGTCGTGAAAACACTGGATTCCGCGAACGATGCTTTGAATAAGGGTGAAAGTGCTTTTAAAGTTTTAACGAGGACGGCGGATAAAATTTTAAATCAAACAAAGCGGCAAACCTTACCGGGAAGGTCTTCGCCGGATCATTCCGCTTCGCCAACGCCGAACCAAAATAATACGGTTATTGTTCCGCCACTCAGGGAGAAATATCCGGTGGTAAAAACGGCGAAAATGGAAATCAAAGTGGAAGATCTCACCGCGGCGAAAGCACTTTTAAAGCAGAAAATCCGTGAAAATAATGCAGATTTGGTAAGGGAAAGTTACAGCCAGACGGAAGGTGTCCACCGCGAGTACGTTACCGTGAAAGTTCCGCTCCAGAATTTCGACGGATTGGTGCGCAATCTTTCTACGGAGTTGGGAAATTTAAAAATGAAAAGCACCGAATCGGAAGGCATCGATTATATTTCGGGACAAATGTGCGATGTTGAAGTTACGCTTGTGCAAAACGAAGATCTCGCCTCAAATCCTTTAGCACAGAACGATTCCGACAAAAATGCGGATTCTTTCGGGTCGAAATCCTCCAATGCTTTTATGTCGGGTTTTAAAGTTCTGGAAAGCATCATGCTTGCCGTTCTACCCTTTTGGCCCGTCCTTTTGATTGCGGCGTTCATCTGGTATTTCGTGCGGAAAAACAAACGCAATAAGGAAAAGTTTAAACGTGAAAATCAGGAACCTGTTTCTGCTGAAAAAATTACGGAAAATGAAATTACGGATGCGGAAATCGTCGACGAGCCAGCGACAGAAAAAACCCATCCTACCGATTATTCCAAATATTTGCCAAAGAAATAA
- a CDS encoding peptide chain release factor 3 has translation MSELLKEIERRKTFGIISHPDAGKTTLTEKLLLFGGAIQEAGAVKSNKIKKGATSDFMEIERQRGISVATSVLAFEYKNHKINILDTPGHKDFAEDTYRTLTAVDSVIVVIDVAKGVEEQTEKLVKVCRMRNIPMLVFINKLDREGKDAFDLLDEVEQKLGLTVVPLSLPIGMGADFQGIYNIWENNIQLFLEEKKQRVGEAIKFDDINDPKIDEIIGAKAAANLREELELVQSVYPPFSREDYLNGDLQPVFFGSALNNFGVRELLDAFIEIAPKPQPKESETRVVKPEEKDFTGFIFKIHANMDPKHRDRLAFVKIVSGTFKRNENYLLVRENKKMKFSSPNAFFADKKEVVDESFPGDIVGLHDTGNFRIGDTLTGGEKISFKGVPSFSPEHFRYINNEDPLKAKQLAKGIDQLMDEGVAQLFTLDMNNRKIIGTVGALQYEVIQYRLEHEYGAKCTYEPLSIHKACWIEADEKSEEFKEFARLKQRFMAKDKYGQPVFLADSSFTIHMTQEKFPNVKLHFISEFKKD, from the coding sequence ATGTCAGAACTCCTCAAAGAAATAGAAAGACGAAAAACCTTCGGAATTATCTCTCACCCCGATGCCGGAAAAACCACGCTTACGGAAAAGCTGCTTCTTTTTGGTGGCGCCATTCAGGAAGCCGGAGCGGTAAAATCGAACAAAATTAAGAAAGGTGCTACGTCCGATTTCATGGAAATCGAACGGCAGAGAGGGATTTCTGTGGCGACATCGGTGTTGGCTTTCGAATATAAAAATCACAAAATCAACATCCTCGATACGCCGGGACACAAAGATTTTGCGGAAGATACGTACCGAACTTTAACCGCCGTTGATTCTGTGATCGTGGTTATCGACGTTGCAAAAGGCGTGGAGGAACAAACGGAAAAACTCGTGAAAGTCTGCCGGATGCGTAATATTCCGATGCTGGTTTTCATCAATAAATTAGACCGCGAAGGAAAAGATGCTTTTGATCTGCTGGATGAAGTGGAACAGAAATTAGGTTTAACCGTCGTGCCTCTGTCGTTGCCAATTGGTATGGGCGCGGATTTTCAGGGAATTTATAACATCTGGGAAAATAATATTCAGCTCTTTTTGGAAGAGAAAAAACAAAGGGTTGGCGAAGCCATTAAATTTGATGACATCAACGATCCGAAAATCGATGAGATCATCGGCGCGAAAGCCGCCGCTAATTTGCGTGAAGAGCTCGAACTGGTGCAGTCGGTTTATCCGCCTTTCAGCCGCGAAGATTATCTGAATGGCGATCTGCAGCCGGTTTTCTTCGGTTCGGCCTTAAATAATTTCGGTGTTCGCGAATTGCTGGATGCGTTTATCGAGATCGCGCCAAAACCGCAACCAAAAGAAAGCGAAACCCGGGTTGTAAAGCCCGAAGAAAAAGATTTCACCGGATTTATTTTTAAAATTCACGCCAATATGGATCCGAAACACCGCGACCGCCTGGCTTTCGTGAAGATCGTGTCCGGAACATTTAAAAGAAACGAAAATTACCTGTTGGTAAGAGAAAATAAAAAAATGAAATTTTCTTCGCCAAATGCTTTCTTTGCAGACAAAAAAGAAGTTGTGGACGAAAGTTTTCCCGGCGACATTGTGGGACTTCACGACACGGGAAACTTCCGAATTGGCGATACGTTGACGGGCGGCGAAAAAATTTCCTTCAAAGGGGTACCAAGTTTTTCTCCGGAGCATTTCCGCTATATTAATAACGAAGATCCGCTGAAAGCAAAACAGCTCGCAAAAGGCATCGACCAGCTTATGGACGAAGGCGTGGCGCAATTGTTTACGCTCGATATGAACAACCGTAAAATTATTGGAACGGTTGGTGCGCTGCAGTATGAAGTTATTCAGTACCGTTTGGAGCACGAGTACGGCGCAAAATGTACGTATGAACCGCTTTCCATTCATAAAGCGTGCTGGATTGAAGCCGATGAAAAATCGGAAGAATTTAAAGAATTTGCCCGATTAAAACAGCGTTTTATGGCAAAAGACAAATATGGTCAACCCGTGTTTCTCGCGGACTCGTCCTTTACCATTCACATGACACAGGAAAAATTTCCGAATGTGAAACTGCATTTCATCAGTGAATTTAAGAAGGATTAG